A window of the Narcine bancroftii isolate sNarBan1 chromosome 4, sNarBan1.hap1, whole genome shotgun sequence genome harbors these coding sequences:
- the LOC138760724 gene encoding galectin-related protein-like isoform X5 yields the protein MLRRHCNRPLPRGCGPAHRATGFGRRGPAGTTQVVVGGANARGQQAGPGSPVPSGSAGVRPAFLPQTQPSSSVKMAGSAAKRDSLIVDGHHLNHSLTTPDSEDVPRLTVPFCGTIKGGMRPGKKIIVMGIVDPNPASFEISLGCGDTDVSPADVAIELQARFPDQHFVRNAFVSGEWGEEETSIPYFPFIPDQPFRLEIHCEYQRFRIFIDGHRLFDFQHRVENFSAINEIKIIGDLQLTKLG from the exons ATGCTGCGTCGCCATTGCAACCGGCCTCTGCCTCGAGGCTGTGGGCCAGCGCACAGAGCCACTGGCTTTGGACGTCGCGGCCCCGCCGGGACAACCCAGGTGGTGGTGGGCGGGGCAAACGCCCGCGGGCAGCAGGCGGGGCCCGGGAGCCCGGTGCCCAGTGGTTCGGCTGGAGTCAGACCCGCCTTCCTCCCGCAAACTCAGCCCAGTTCCTCTGTAAAGATGGCGGGATCGGCTGCAAAGAGGGACAGCCTA ATAGTGGATGGACATCATCTAAACCACTCACTAACTACTCCAGACTCTGAAGATGTACCGCGCTTG ACTGTTCCTTTTTGTGGTACTATAAAAGGAGGAATGAGACCAGGAAAGAAGATCATTGTGATGGGTATAGTGGATCCCAACCCAGCAAG CTTTGAAATCAGTCTGGGCTGTGGAGACACTGATGTGTCACCAGCCGATGTTGCCATTGAGCTTCAGGCAAGATTTCCTGATCAGCATTTTGTCAGAAATGCTTTCGTTTCTGGAGAATGGGGAGAAGAAGAAACATCCATTCCCTACTTTCCCTTCATCCCAGACCAGCCATTTAGG CTTGAGATACACTGCGAATACCAACGCTTCCGTATATTCATCGACGGACATCGTCTCTTTGATTTTCAGCATCGTGTTGAAAACTTTTCAGcaattaatgaaataaaaattatTGGTGACTTGCAACTGACCAAGCTTGGTTAA
- the LOC138760724 gene encoding galectin-related protein-like isoform X6, with product MLRRHCNRPLPRGCGPAHRATGFGRRGPAGTTQVVVGGANARGQQAGPGSPVPSGSAGVRPAFLPQTQPSSSVKMAGSAAKRDSLIVDGHHLNHSLTTPDSEDVPRLTVPFCGTIKGGMRPGKKIIVMGIVDPNPASFEISLGCGDTDVSPADVAIELQARFPDQHFVRNAFVSGEWGEEETSIPYFPFIPDQPFRNSKLDNLEGHGAPGSTVGVSSSGGRKPFA from the exons ATGCTGCGTCGCCATTGCAACCGGCCTCTGCCTCGAGGCTGTGGGCCAGCGCACAGAGCCACTGGCTTTGGACGTCGCGGCCCCGCCGGGACAACCCAGGTGGTGGTGGGCGGGGCAAACGCCCGCGGGCAGCAGGCGGGGCCCGGGAGCCCGGTGCCCAGTGGTTCGGCTGGAGTCAGACCCGCCTTCCTCCCGCAAACTCAGCCCAGTTCCTCTGTAAAGATGGCGGGATCGGCTGCAAAGAGGGACAGCCTA ATAGTGGATGGACATCATCTAAACCACTCACTAACTACTCCAGACTCTGAAGATGTACCGCGCTTG ACTGTTCCTTTTTGTGGTACTATAAAAGGAGGAATGAGACCAGGAAAGAAGATCATTGTGATGGGTATAGTGGATCCCAACCCAGCAAG CTTTGAAATCAGTCTGGGCTGTGGAGACACTGATGTGTCACCAGCCGATGTTGCCATTGAGCTTCAGGCAAGATTTCCTGATCAGCATTTTGTCAGAAATGCTTTCGTTTCTGGAGAATGGGGAGAAGAAGAAACATCCATTCCCTACTTTCCCTTCATCCCAGACCAGCCATTTAGG AATAGCAAGCTGGACAATCTTGAGGGGCATGGAGCTCCAGGAAGCACGGTGGGAGTATCTTCTTCAGGTGGACGGAAGCCATTCG CTTGA
- the LOC138760724 gene encoding galectin-related protein-like isoform X7, with translation MLRRHCNRPLPRGCGPAHRATGFGRRGPAGTTQVVVGGANARGQQAGPGSPVPSGSAGVRPAFLPQTQPSSSVKMAGSAAKRDSLIVDGHHLNHSLTTPDSEDVPRLTVPFCGTIKGGMRPGKKIIVMGIVDPNPASFEISLGCGDTDVSPADVAIELQARFPDQHFVRNAFVSGEWGEEETSIPYFPFIPDQPFREKDKGA, from the exons ATGCTGCGTCGCCATTGCAACCGGCCTCTGCCTCGAGGCTGTGGGCCAGCGCACAGAGCCACTGGCTTTGGACGTCGCGGCCCCGCCGGGACAACCCAGGTGGTGGTGGGCGGGGCAAACGCCCGCGGGCAGCAGGCGGGGCCCGGGAGCCCGGTGCCCAGTGGTTCGGCTGGAGTCAGACCCGCCTTCCTCCCGCAAACTCAGCCCAGTTCCTCTGTAAAGATGGCGGGATCGGCTGCAAAGAGGGACAGCCTA ATAGTGGATGGACATCATCTAAACCACTCACTAACTACTCCAGACTCTGAAGATGTACCGCGCTTG ACTGTTCCTTTTTGTGGTACTATAAAAGGAGGAATGAGACCAGGAAAGAAGATCATTGTGATGGGTATAGTGGATCCCAACCCAGCAAG CTTTGAAATCAGTCTGGGCTGTGGAGACACTGATGTGTCACCAGCCGATGTTGCCATTGAGCTTCAGGCAAGATTTCCTGATCAGCATTTTGTCAGAAATGCTTTCGTTTCTGGAGAATGGGGAGAAGAAGAAACATCCATTCCCTACTTTCCCTTCATCCCAGACCAGCCATTTAGG gaaaaagataaaggagcataa
- the LOC138760724 gene encoding uncharacterized protein isoform X3, with the protein MLRRHCNRPLPRGCGPAHRATGFGRRGPAGTTQVVVGGANARGQQAGPGSPVPSGSAGVRPAFLPQTQPSSSVKMAGSAAKRDSLIVDGHHLNHSLTTPDSEDVPRLTVPFCGTIKGGMRPGKKIIVMGIVDPNPASFEISLGCGDTDVSPADVAIELQARFPDQHFVRNAFVSGEWGEEETSIPYFPFIPDQPFRIPTTRPFPLHSATIRKKIKEHKGEHSAAQGQLLHRCHQIPEESMNPRHFSCTIIFIYCYKSGLYECLHELMKPQNTEFHDLFITINFDSDNYKESLLVFLASGSTQLLPVCYCVSPSLAKEERVLAYELLCFFQVNSWHNKISKIIV; encoded by the exons ATGCTGCGTCGCCATTGCAACCGGCCTCTGCCTCGAGGCTGTGGGCCAGCGCACAGAGCCACTGGCTTTGGACGTCGCGGCCCCGCCGGGACAACCCAGGTGGTGGTGGGCGGGGCAAACGCCCGCGGGCAGCAGGCGGGGCCCGGGAGCCCGGTGCCCAGTGGTTCGGCTGGAGTCAGACCCGCCTTCCTCCCGCAAACTCAGCCCAGTTCCTCTGTAAAGATGGCGGGATCGGCTGCAAAGAGGGACAGCCTA ATAGTGGATGGACATCATCTAAACCACTCACTAACTACTCCAGACTCTGAAGATGTACCGCGCTTG ACTGTTCCTTTTTGTGGTACTATAAAAGGAGGAATGAGACCAGGAAAGAAGATCATTGTGATGGGTATAGTGGATCCCAACCCAGCAAG CTTTGAAATCAGTCTGGGCTGTGGAGACACTGATGTGTCACCAGCCGATGTTGCCATTGAGCTTCAGGCAAGATTTCCTGATCAGCATTTTGTCAGAAATGCTTTCGTTTCTGGAGAATGGGGAGAAGAAGAAACATCCATTCCCTACTTTCCCTTCATCCCAGACCAGCCATTTAGG atccccaccaccaggccattccctcttcattctgctaccatcaggaaaaagataaaggagcataaaggcgagcactcagcggcacaaggacagcttcttcaccgctgccatcagattcctgaagaatCAATGAACCCACgacacttttcgtgcactattatttttatttattgttataaaagtggtttatatgaatgtttgcacgaaTTAATGaagccacaaaacaccgaatttcatgacttgttcataacaataaattttgattctgataatTACAAGGAGTCTCTGCTTGTTTTCTTAGCCAGTGGAAGCACACAGCTTCTGCCAGTCTGCTATTGTGTGTCACCTTCTTTGGCAAAAGAGGAGAGGGTGTTGGCATATGAGCTATTGTGCTTTTTTCAGGTGAATAGCTGGCATAACAAAATCAGTAAAATTATTGTTTAG
- the LOC138760724 gene encoding uncharacterized protein isoform X1, with product MLRRHCNRPLPRGCGPAHRATGFGRRGPAGTTQVVVGGANARGQQAGPGSPVPSGSAGVRPAFLPQTQPSSSVKMAGSAAKRDSLIVDGHHLNHSLTTPDSEDVPRLTVPFCGTIKGGMRPGKKIIVMGIVDPNPASFEISLGCGDTDVSPADVAIELQARFPDQHFVRNAFVSGEWGEEETSIPYFPFIPDQPFRQPLSSKIPTTRPFPLHSATIRKKIKEHKGEHSAAQGQLLHRCHQIPEESMNPRHFSCTIIFIYCYKSGLYECLHELMKPQNTEFHDLFITINFDSDNYKESLLVFLASGSTQLLPVCYCVSPSLAKEERVLAYELLCFFQVNSWHNKISKIIV from the exons ATGCTGCGTCGCCATTGCAACCGGCCTCTGCCTCGAGGCTGTGGGCCAGCGCACAGAGCCACTGGCTTTGGACGTCGCGGCCCCGCCGGGACAACCCAGGTGGTGGTGGGCGGGGCAAACGCCCGCGGGCAGCAGGCGGGGCCCGGGAGCCCGGTGCCCAGTGGTTCGGCTGGAGTCAGACCCGCCTTCCTCCCGCAAACTCAGCCCAGTTCCTCTGTAAAGATGGCGGGATCGGCTGCAAAGAGGGACAGCCTA ATAGTGGATGGACATCATCTAAACCACTCACTAACTACTCCAGACTCTGAAGATGTACCGCGCTTG ACTGTTCCTTTTTGTGGTACTATAAAAGGAGGAATGAGACCAGGAAAGAAGATCATTGTGATGGGTATAGTGGATCCCAACCCAGCAAG CTTTGAAATCAGTCTGGGCTGTGGAGACACTGATGTGTCACCAGCCGATGTTGCCATTGAGCTTCAGGCAAGATTTCCTGATCAGCATTTTGTCAGAAATGCTTTCGTTTCTGGAGAATGGGGAGAAGAAGAAACATCCATTCCCTACTTTCCCTTCATCCCAGACCAGCCATTTAGG cagcctctgtcttcaaagatccccaccaccaggccattccctcttcattctgctaccatcaggaaaaagataaaggagcataaaggcgagcactcagcggcacaaggacagcttcttcaccgctgccatcagattcctgaagaatCAATGAACCCACgacacttttcgtgcactattatttttatttattgttataaaagtggtttatatgaatgtttgcacgaaTTAATGaagccacaaaacaccgaatttcatgacttgttcataacaataaattttgattctgataatTACAAGGAGTCTCTGCTTGTTTTCTTAGCCAGTGGAAGCACACAGCTTCTGCCAGTCTGCTATTGTGTGTCACCTTCTTTGGCAAAAGAGGAGAGGGTGTTGGCATATGAGCTATTGTGCTTTTTTCAGGTGAATAGCTGGCATAACAAAATCAGTAAAATTATTGTTTAG
- the LOC138760724 gene encoding uncharacterized protein isoform X2, protein MLRRHCNRPLPRGCGPAHRATGFGRRGPAGTTQVVVGGANARGQQAGPGSPVPSGSAGVRPAFLPQTQPSSSVKMAGSAAKRDSLIVDGHHLNHSLTTPDSEDVPRLTVPFCGTIKGGMRPGKKIIVMGIVDPNPASFEISLGCGDTDVSPADVAIELQARFPDQHFVRNAFVSGEWGEEETSIPYFPFIPDQPFRPLSSKIPTTRPFPLHSATIRKKIKEHKGEHSAAQGQLLHRCHQIPEESMNPRHFSCTIIFIYCYKSGLYECLHELMKPQNTEFHDLFITINFDSDNYKESLLVFLASGSTQLLPVCYCVSPSLAKEERVLAYELLCFFQVNSWHNKISKIIV, encoded by the exons ATGCTGCGTCGCCATTGCAACCGGCCTCTGCCTCGAGGCTGTGGGCCAGCGCACAGAGCCACTGGCTTTGGACGTCGCGGCCCCGCCGGGACAACCCAGGTGGTGGTGGGCGGGGCAAACGCCCGCGGGCAGCAGGCGGGGCCCGGGAGCCCGGTGCCCAGTGGTTCGGCTGGAGTCAGACCCGCCTTCCTCCCGCAAACTCAGCCCAGTTCCTCTGTAAAGATGGCGGGATCGGCTGCAAAGAGGGACAGCCTA ATAGTGGATGGACATCATCTAAACCACTCACTAACTACTCCAGACTCTGAAGATGTACCGCGCTTG ACTGTTCCTTTTTGTGGTACTATAAAAGGAGGAATGAGACCAGGAAAGAAGATCATTGTGATGGGTATAGTGGATCCCAACCCAGCAAG CTTTGAAATCAGTCTGGGCTGTGGAGACACTGATGTGTCACCAGCCGATGTTGCCATTGAGCTTCAGGCAAGATTTCCTGATCAGCATTTTGTCAGAAATGCTTTCGTTTCTGGAGAATGGGGAGAAGAAGAAACATCCATTCCCTACTTTCCCTTCATCCCAGACCAGCCATTTAGG cctctgtcttcaaagatccccaccaccaggccattccctcttcattctgctaccatcaggaaaaagataaaggagcataaaggcgagcactcagcggcacaaggacagcttcttcaccgctgccatcagattcctgaagaatCAATGAACCCACgacacttttcgtgcactattatttttatttattgttataaaagtggtttatatgaatgtttgcacgaaTTAATGaagccacaaaacaccgaatttcatgacttgttcataacaataaattttgattctgataatTACAAGGAGTCTCTGCTTGTTTTCTTAGCCAGTGGAAGCACACAGCTTCTGCCAGTCTGCTATTGTGTGTCACCTTCTTTGGCAAAAGAGGAGAGGGTGTTGGCATATGAGCTATTGTGCTTTTTTCAGGTGAATAGCTGGCATAACAAAATCAGTAAAATTATTGTTTAG
- the LOC138760724 gene encoding galectin-9-like isoform X4 has product MLRRHCNRPLPRGCGPAHRATGFGRRGPAGTTQVVVGGANARGQQAGPGSPVPSGSAGVRPAFLPQTQPSSSVKMAGSAAKRDSLIVDGHHLNHSLTTPDSEDVPRLTVPFCGTIKGGMRPGKKIIVMGIVDPNPASFEISLGCGDTDVSPADVAIELQARFPDQHFVRNAFVSGEWGEEETSIPYFPFIPDQPFRTIEGDNASLQRSGMGEDQLLVPNKETIIAQSVLKVTVRILHLLKYIFLKFCCIIDCISVYLAGIQKHMLISVSH; this is encoded by the exons ATGCTGCGTCGCCATTGCAACCGGCCTCTGCCTCGAGGCTGTGGGCCAGCGCACAGAGCCACTGGCTTTGGACGTCGCGGCCCCGCCGGGACAACCCAGGTGGTGGTGGGCGGGGCAAACGCCCGCGGGCAGCAGGCGGGGCCCGGGAGCCCGGTGCCCAGTGGTTCGGCTGGAGTCAGACCCGCCTTCCTCCCGCAAACTCAGCCCAGTTCCTCTGTAAAGATGGCGGGATCGGCTGCAAAGAGGGACAGCCTA ATAGTGGATGGACATCATCTAAACCACTCACTAACTACTCCAGACTCTGAAGATGTACCGCGCTTG ACTGTTCCTTTTTGTGGTACTATAAAAGGAGGAATGAGACCAGGAAAGAAGATCATTGTGATGGGTATAGTGGATCCCAACCCAGCAAG CTTTGAAATCAGTCTGGGCTGTGGAGACACTGATGTGTCACCAGCCGATGTTGCCATTGAGCTTCAGGCAAGATTTCCTGATCAGCATTTTGTCAGAAATGCTTTCGTTTCTGGAGAATGGGGAGAAGAAGAAACATCCATTCCCTACTTTCCCTTCATCCCAGACCAGCCATTTAGG ACAATCGAAGGTGATAATGCAAGCTTGCAGAGATCTGGAATGGGAGAAGACCAGCTGCTTGTGCCCAACAAAGAAACAATAATCGCACAGAGTGTTTTGAAAGTCACAGTAAGAATCCTGCATTTGTTAAAATACATTTTTCTCAAATTCTGCTGTATAATTGACTGTATATCTGTATATTTGGCTGGCATACAAAAGCATATGTTGATTTCAGTAAGTCATTAA